cttaggTTGTCTGCGCCGTCCAATAGTGGGCAAGGGTGAAACGAAAGTGCGCCTAATTAGGCAATTGCTGACTATGATTTTGTCAAAATGTTGGTTTGTCCTGTAGGGCCCgtaaggaaaacaaaatatgcaGAATACTTCGTTcggatacatgtatttctcttaCGTATTCgtttacagtgtattttaaaGAGTTTGATCCAAAAACAAGTCAGCTattcttgtcaatttgagatatttgcgatcaaacttgcaaaaaacaaacaaacaaacaaacaaaccaaaaaatgCTATAACAGAGTATGGTGTATCCCTAATATAACTTCAAGaattttccttattttgtaACAAGGGAGGTGTCAGTGGAAAGAATTTACTTTAATCTATTCCATGATAGATTTACtctgaaatgtgtttaaaaagCGCTTTTCCCGTTTTGCGATCAAGCTTgaattttatctattttcacCTCAaataaatatttatttatttttgtatctatTTGCTACCACGGCACTGAAAGTAAGTGTTTTGTGTCCTTTCTTTGCTCTCAAAAGGAATTCAGGTCTACAATTTCACTCTGATATCATTTCCTGAATGTCACTTACCGATACGGTTAcagtttttattatcataatcatacgGCAACTGAAAAGGTAGTGATGAAAAGTCAACCAatgttgtcaatttttttttttgtttagctTGATTCCAAGGAAAAAATAAGATTGCTGTTGTATAAGTATAAGCATAATCTCGAATTCATAGTTTTACGATGATACCGAATCAGGCTGTCATCTCTGGTCATTATCGAGGTTAAGCTCATTTCTTGATCCCATGTTCAGAATTATCCTTCAGCGTCTCGAGAGCCCGGTGAcgcatcgggggggggggggggggaacacttgtcaatagagggcgttATCACAATTCAGATGAGTGTGAACACGAACTCGTTCTGGCTTAGTTCGCTTCCGCGGTCCACTGAAAATTCTTCCAGTTCAAGAATTCATTTGCCggtatttattaattcattcattcacgaCACCTTTCTCTTTTATCACATTCTTGTTTCTAAATTGTAAACTAGATACTAACTTCTCAATCTgaaaaaagatgaaacaaagaaaacatattgaTCATCAATTGTACGATTCGGAGCGAAGATACCGAAGCGGTACAGGGAAAACCCCTAAGGTGACCTTTGTATTTGTGTATCGACTGAAATAGtttcttttcttgttgttgAATGGCAGGACTTTGGATTGAATCAGCACTAACGTACATTCACATATCGCGGTTACTTGGAGACGGGTTAAACAATCGAGATATACCTCTCCGCTCCTTGTATTGATCACGTCCTATTTGAAAGCAAGTAGGGCTCAGCCTTATCACACTTGGATCATTGCTACGCTGGACTCTACACAGCCCTGactctaaattgaatgaaatgatgtcCACAGAATTGAATTCGGTCCTTTGTATAGGACCTATAAGGAACTCGAGGGATGGTGACGGCATTCATGAGATTCAGTGCGCCGTTTGCTTGGCTGTGAACCCTTCTTTCCAAACCACGATGCCCTCGTGTTCCCACGTCGTGTGCCAGACCTGCTACTCCCTGGTGGCCGCCGGAAATGGGACCGTTGTCTGCGTACTCTGTCAAGTGCGGAGTGTGTCGCCTGCTGCATCGGAGAGAGACGCCCTTCACGGATCTCGCTCTCCTCTGAAATTATTGCCGGCTTTGTCCGGCATGGCGGGCGAAAAGAAACACATTTTGCAGAATCAGTTGAAACAGCTGCGCCACCTCGACCATGCCGTGTACAAACCTCTCATCCGGCATTTCGACAAGCTGATTGAACACGTAGAATCGGAGGCACAGAACGGGATCGAGATCATCGAGAGCTCTTTCCGACGGATTTTGACCGCGTTGAAAAAGCGTAAGGATCTCCTTATTCGAGCTGTGATGCAGAAGGCCAAATTAAATAAGGCTTATATAGAAAacaagaaaagcaaaacaataaaCGAGAGGGAAAAGCTcatgaagtactgcaaaagTCACCAAGCAAAAGTGAAAACAGGCAGGCGATATCACGATGACCGCATAGAAATATCTCAGTTTCTAAAAGAGGCAGAAGACTTTCAGCGACAAGCTCGACATACTAGCACGAGTAATGCGATCACCACCCTTGATGAGATAGAAATCGACGTGGAATCAAGTGCTGAGGGTGTGATCAAAGAGTCATTGGAACGATTCGTAAGAAAGCGCGACGTCGTCAAAACCTGTCACTCTCGTGTGGGTACTCCATGTTCATCCCCCCAAACAAGTTTCGATCCCGAAGAATGTCCTAGACAGCATACTGCAATACCCGAAATACATGTTGCATTGTCCATTGACCAGTCCCCGGACACAAGTCCGTTATCCACTTCCCAATCCGACGGAGTCTCTTTTGATGTAACGCCGATTCACCATCAGTTAGCTCCAAATTTGACCCTGCCTATCTCGCCACGGGATGCTCGTTCTCCCGCTGACGGACGCGAGCACGACAACGAGCCTTGCCGCCTTCCAGACATCAACACGCCATCACCTAGAATCGAGCGTCAACAACGACGCCATCAACCTGACATGCAGAATGATGCAGAATGCTTAAATGACTGCCCGTTATCTCTCCCGGCATCTCTCTCCTCCGATGTCGACAACCTGCGCTGCACGAGAAGCATCGACCGACGCCATCCCGATCAGAACAGCAGGCGCCAGATAGCCGGGCGACGACCACGACGCATGTTGCCAGTCATCAAGAAAGACCAATGGATTGATCAAAGACACTCCCCGAAACCGCCACCGATAACAACCAACGCACTGGAACGGCCGAACGGCATGACGTGCTTCTCAAAATGTCAGACTTTGAGTCCGAGAGGAAAAGACGACGTCGTCTGGGTGGCCGATTGCGGGACGGGTGGGATTGGGGCTGTCAGCTTGAACGGCCGTGAGTTGACGCATTTTCGATCCGTCTGGGCGGATGATGGCGACTCCGCGAAAGCTCAGGGAGTGTTCGATCTTACCATAACGAGAGACGAAATCATCGTCTTGTCTGACTCGCAAGAGAAAAAGGTGCATGTTCGTTTCTTCTTTACCATGAGTCCAGGGACATCGTCGTCACTGTGATTATCAATGCCATCTCTTTTTGTATTGCGCTCAAATTACTGAACATTGTTCTCTTTGCTTGAACACCTAGTGTACACATCTCATGTCTATTAATGATATCGGTAAATTTTGGTTGCAAACATGCCCCTGATTTTAGTAATTACAATTAAGTACAGTAAACACATTGAAGCACAAATGCCACAAGATCATCTGCAAGAAATCACTTCTTTGTGCGTTTTAAATTTTTCAACAATTCTATTTTGATCTAGAAAAGAAATGAGAATATAAAGTcgcataaagaaaaaaagtagggcctaagtatcattgttttattttcatttatgtgCTCTTTGATCGAACGATATTAATATTTCTAAAAGAGGTAGAAGACTTTCAGCTCGACATACTAACACGAGTAATGCGATCACCACCCTTGATGAGATAGAAATCGACGTGGAATCAAGTGCTGAGGGTGTGATCAAAGAGTCTTTGGAACGATTAGTAAGAAAGCGCGACGTCGTCAATATCGAATTATGTGCTCTTTGATCGAACGATATTAATATTTCTAAAAGAGGCAGAAGACTTTCAGAATCATATTAACATCGAACGAtattaatatgatttgaatacAATCTGATTTAAAGTTCATTAATTATTCATATCTTGTTATTATTCAATAGTTATTACAATGACAAGCGTCAGTaatcacaattgttttgtttattcaatTTTTCTTGATCCTTGAAGGTGTTGCTACTCCAGAAGGACCGACCACTCAAGGTCATCAAATGCCCCCACGGCACAGACCCTAGAGGCGTGGCATCCGACGGTGAGCGCATCTTCGTGTGTGACCAGGGCAACCAGTGCGTGCAAATGATTACGTTGTCCGCCGGTCCAGATGGAAGCATTGATGCCGACCGGTCAGCAGTGACTCCCATCTCTTTAGGCAAGCCGCATCGCTCTCTGCCTATCGACCCGTACTTCATCGCCGTAAACCGTTGCGATGGACGGATTCTCGTCACTGACCACAGTAACCAGCAGCTCATTCTGGTGAGCGCGGACAACAGTCAACCTCCTCGACGCGCGAACTTGAAAGCTATGATGGAGAGTGAAAACTCGAGTGGCATTAGACCGACAGGAGTCGCGTGGCTACCCGACGGTAGAGGCGCCGTGGTCGCCGACCAGAGGGGGCATCGCCTGGTGATCGTCGACGAAGAGCTCAATATCGTAGCCACATACGGCAAGCAGGGCAGTGGGCCAGGGGAATTTTTGTTCCCACATGGACTGGTTTTCACCTCTGCAAGCATCCTGGCCGTGTGCGACATGAATAATGCTCGAGTCCAGCGCATTAGCCTCGGAGCCTTGCTTGGACACGAATGTTAGAGTGATATGAAATCGTTGGTTTGCTGTCTTTTCATAGCAATATTTGCCTGTCCACTTGTTCAAAGCCACCTGAATTTGTAGTATACGGATATTTTTTTGTAATGCTATATCGACACGAATTCTCCTGATTGAACTTTACTTTGGTGTAGGTGGATGAGATTTAACTACAGATAATTCTAAGCTACTTTCTAGCTTCCTGGTGGTGGGATTTAATGTGCATTGCAGTTGTGACATACTAAATAGCATATTGCAGACTATTTGTTCATTGGTATTGTTTACTTATTTACTGGTAGTCAGATAGTGGGGCATATTTGATAAGCTATTAAATATCTTTCTGATAGTGCCTTGTAGGCAGTTTCCTTGCAAAGGCAAACTTTTCTACCTCCTTCATGTCCTTTCTTCATTACCGTCACCACATTAAAAAGGAGGGTGCAGAATGGATAACCAATATAGATGTACAGATTTTACTATCCATGAATGGTCGTTAAattggattttcatcaaagtgaTGAGGCCATGACGGATAAATAATCACGTGTGCGAGAATATTATTATCGCCGAGGGGATCAAAGTGACGATCGTATTTAAGCTGTGAAGTGAATTTGCTGCATCACGTGCAAGACAATGTCAAGTTTGAAAGAGGTCGGTAATCTAAGCGTGTGTGATCTGTGCAAACGTATGATATTTCTTATTGTAAAGTGGGCTTTAGAATTtttgcaatctgattggtcaattttaTCGTGCATTGATTCTTACTGAGCCACACcgagccatgcgtccggtaaaatccgaacgcatgtCTCAAGCCTTGTCTAGTAttaatagtgatgataataaaggacatttatattgcgcagcaattataatgatatactctactgcgcattacaaaatgacatgcatacaagaaattcaaacagataatacattacttcaagagatgactttttaacctggccttaaactcattaattgtaactgcttgtcttacaaacaaagggagattattccataattttggtgcagcgtacaaaaatgccctgtcaccaagagtaacttttgatttccccgaTGGATGTCTTAATAATGTTTGATCCCGTGAACTTCGAAGGTGTACTGGACACAATGATGGGGAGAAAGGTTGAATTTCGAGATTTTACGGACCCGTTTTATAAAACGACTGATGCACAtgcctatttcgtggatcagtgaAAATTGGATAGTCTCATTTGACTTCTGAAACATAAAACCCTCTCGCTGCAatcgtgggtttaaacagttcccAATTTAAACTCGCGCATttaattctcaccgatccactctgtcatGTGCATCCTTTGTATACTTTCATGCTATGATTATGGTAAGTGCCTACTCAAGCTGCAAGGAGCCAGAGTAAGCAtgatacgtgtatatatatatgatacaaaaATAATCAATCATCGCCGTTCGGTATTATAGTGTTTTAGGGGGCTTTTCCATGCATTTGACATTATATTATATGACTACACGTTTCACTTCATAGAAAAAGTTCGATGCTTACATGTTGGAGCATAACATTATTGTCCACCAGAAGTGTACACAAAGGTGTTCAGTATTTGGTAGAggtgcatgttttttttttttttgtgtgtgtgtgtgaatgtatgtaaGTACCTATGTATGCATGTGTCACTTATACGCTTATAATAACATGTGTGGATCATTtcaatttctaccatttttatTCAGTTGTACCGCCCTGACGATCAGATTCCGtccttgttgtttttttatctttgtTGATAATTATGCATAGGCCGATATCATGGCACTTTAATTGCTAGCAATTTGTCTTTATGCTTCTATTTAATGTAACTTCCGTGACTTTACACGTACATTATAGTGGAACTCCACCCACAAGCCTTTCCGCTTTGGGATTAATAAAATGCCGTTTACTTGTCTCATAGTCCGTCAGATTTATCCTGTTTTGCATGAATGGATAGATGGGAAACTCGGTTTTAATTTACTGGCACCTCCCGACTTTCCCGGTTTTTACACCGAATAGAGTGACTCATAGACCAATCTCGTACGTGCTTTTACTTTGTAAAGAGATAATGAATATCACTGCAAAAATCGTCCATGACGGCCCGTAAATAATAACCTAAAAGCAGCTCAGACTTCTTATCCGCGAAGTTTATCCACTGGAAAACTCTTGAAGTGCGACTCAATCTGTGTCAGGTTATGTAGCCAGCCTCATGCATTCCATGTAAATATGACTTATACG
The nucleotide sequence above comes from Diadema setosum chromosome 5, eeDiaSeto1, whole genome shotgun sequence. Encoded proteins:
- the LOC140228529 gene encoding uncharacterized protein; the protein is MSTELNSVLCIGPIRNSRDGDGIHEIQCAVCLAVNPSFQTTMPSCSHVVCQTCYSLVAAGNGTVVCVLCQVRSVSPAASERDALHGSRSPLKLLPALSGMAGEKKHILQNQLKQLRHLDHAVYKPLIRHFDKLIEHVESEAQNGIEIIESSFRRILTALKKRKDLLIRAVMQKAKLNKAYIENKKSKTINEREKLMKYCKSHQAKVKTGRRYHDDRIEISQFLKEAEDFQRQARHTSTSNAITTLDEIEIDVESSAEGVIKESLERFVRKRDVVKTCHSRVGTPCSSPQTSFDPEECPRQHTAIPEIHVALSIDQSPDTSPLSTSQSDGVSFDVTPIHHQLAPNLTLPISPRDARSPADGREHDNEPCRLPDINTPSPRIERQQRRHQPDMQNDAECLNDCPLSLPASLSSDVDNLRCTRSIDRRHPDQNSRRQIAGRRPRRMLPVIKKDQWIDQRHSPKPPPITTNALERPNGMTCFSKCQTLSPRGKDDVVWVADCGTGGIGAVSLNGRELTHFRSVWADDGDSAKAQGVFDLTITRDEIIVLSDSQEKKVLLLQKDRPLKVIKCPHGTDPRGVASDGERIFVCDQGNQCVQMITLSAGPDGSIDADRSAVTPISLGKPHRSLPIDPYFIAVNRCDGRILVTDHSNQQLILVSADNSQPPRRANLKAMMESENSSGIRPTGVAWLPDGRGAVVADQRGHRLVIVDEELNIVATYGKQGSGPGEFLFPHGLVFTSASILAVCDMNNARVQRISLGALLGHEC